TGCATCTTGGCCAGCTGCCAGCCGTACATGAGCGAGGCACCCAGATGACGCACCTTGCCGGCCCGCACCGCGTCGTCCAGCGCCGCCATCGTCTCCTCGACGGGGGTCTCCGCGTCCCAGCGGTGCACCTGGTAGAGATCGATGTGGTCGGTGCCGAGCCGCCGCAGCGAGGCGTCCACCGACGCGAGCACGTGCTTGCGTGACAGCCCGCGATCGTTCGGCCCCGGCCCCATGGGGAAGCAGACCTTCGTGGCCAGCACGTACTCCTCGCGCCTGGCGAACAGCTTCCGCAGCAGCCTCCCGGTGATCTCCTCGCTCACCCCGGAGGAGTACATGTCCGCGGTGTCGAAGAGCGTCACCCCGCCCTCGACGGCCCGCCGCACGATCGGCTCCGCCCTGTCCTCGGGCAGGAACCACGGCGCTTGCGCCGGATCCCCGTAGGACATCATGCCCAGCCCGATCGCCGACACCTTCAACCCTGACGAACCCACCCGTATGTGATCCATCGGCTCATCATGCGGCATAGCGTGTGCGCCTCTTGACCGGGAGCTGGTCTTGGACATCCCCGGCATCGGGCAGGTTTCCCGAAAACCGGAACCCCTTGGGAGCAGAGGGTGAAAATCATCGGGATTGCCGCCGGCCTCCACGCGGGGTCGTTCATCAACAGGCTGCTGGAAGCGGCGGGCGGCGAGCTGCCCAAGGGCGTCGGTTTCTCGGTGTGGTCCGGGCTGGGCGAGATCCCGCCGTACGCGCGCGGTCCCGTGCCCGCTTCCGCGCGGGAGCTCATCCGGCTGGTGGCCGCGTCCGACGCGGTGCTGCTGACGGCTCCCGAGCACAGCCTGCTGCCGGTGGAGCTGACGTACGCGCTGGACTGGATGTCGGCGCGGGACGGGCTGTCGGGCAAGCACGTGGCGGTGATCAGCGCGAGCGCCCGGGCGTGCGGCGCCATGTGGGCGCAGGCCGAGCTGTACAAGCACCTGCAGGCGGCGGGCGCCGTGGTGATGGGGGACGAGCTGGTGATCTCTCCTGCCGGCCGCCACTTCGACGAGGACGGCCACCTCGCGGATCCCGCCCTGCGTGCGCAGGTGCGCGCGGTGATCGGCCGGCTCTGCCCCGCCGAGGTCATGGAGCCCGCGCTGCTGCTCTGACCCGCCTCGCCCGGCGAAGGCGTACCGCCCGCCCCAGGGTCTCGTTACGCTCGAAGATCCCAAGGCAGGGAGGTGGACCGTCGTGCTGATCCGGTTGCTCGGCCCGGTGGAGGTCGAACG
This genomic interval from Nonomuraea helvata contains the following:
- a CDS encoding aldo/keto reductase, which gives rise to MDHIRVGSSGLKVSAIGLGMMSYGDPAQAPWFLPEDRAEPIVRRAVEGGVTLFDTADMYSSGVSEEITGRLLRKLFARREEYVLATKVCFPMGPGPNDRGLSRKHVLASVDASLRRLGTDHIDLYQVHRWDAETPVEETMAALDDAVRAGKVRHLGASLMYGWQLAKMQHAARRAGGARFVSMQTRYNLAYREEEREVIPYCADAGLGVLAYSPLARGLLTGRTGGGTVRAEHEARAPESEAVVEALRAVAEGRGVPPAQVALAWLLGKGSVPLVGATKLHHLDDALAAAELGLTPDESAALEAPYRPREPFGYAW
- a CDS encoding NADPH-dependent FMN reductase, whose product is MKIIGIAAGLHAGSFINRLLEAAGGELPKGVGFSVWSGLGEIPPYARGPVPASARELIRLVAASDAVLLTAPEHSLLPVELTYALDWMSARDGLSGKHVAVISASARACGAMWAQAELYKHLQAAGAVVMGDELVISPAGRHFDEDGHLADPALRAQVRAVIGRLCPAEVMEPALLL